From the genome of Miscanthus floridulus cultivar M001 chromosome 10, ASM1932011v1, whole genome shotgun sequence, one region includes:
- the LOC136485267 gene encoding putative H/ACA ribonucleoprotein complex subunit 1-like protein 1 yields the protein MRPPRGRGGGGRFGGGGGRGFGGGRFGGRDRGGGGGRFGGGFRDEGPPAEVVEVSTFLHACEGEAVTKLTNEKVPYFNAPIYLQNKTQIGKVEEIFGPINESYFSVKMMDGIIATAYKEGDKFYIDPMKLLPLSRFLPQPKGQSQGGPRGGGRGGRGGGRGRGGGSFRGGRGPPRGGGRGRGGGRGGFRGRGRF from the exons ATGCGGCCACCGAGAGGTCGCGGCGGCGGGGGCCggttcggcggcggcggaggccgggGCTTCGGCGGGGGTCGGTTCGGCGGTAGAGAccgcggtggcggcgggggcCGGTTCGGCGGCGGGTTCCGCGACGAGGGCCCACCCGCGGAGGTCGTCG AGGTGTCGACGTTCCTGCACGCCTGCGAGGGGGAGGCGGTGACGAAGCTCACCAACGAGAAGGTGCCCTACTTCAACGCGCCTATCTATCTGCAGAACAAGACCCAGATCGGCAAGGTCGAGGAGATCTTCGGCCCCATCAACGAATCC tatttctctgtgaagatGATGGATGGGATCATTGCAACAGCATACAAGGAAGGCGACAAGTTCTACATCGACCCAATGAAATTGCTGCCTCTCTCGCGCTTCCTGCCGCAACCAAA GGGACAATCTCAAGGAGGACCTAGAGGTGGCGGCCGTGGTGGAAGGGGTGGTGGCCGAGGCCGTGGCGGTGGTTCTTTCCGTGGCGGCAGAGGACCACCAAGGGGTGGTGGCAGAGGTCGGGGTGGAGGTCGTGGTGGTTTTAGAGGGCGAGGCAGGTTCTAG
- the LOC136485268 gene encoding putative pumilio homolog 8, chloroplastic: protein MGESQNSQDASRFRALGNGVSGAGQGSAGDRELHNGTIASQAAWAYPNGGRSLDSKFGLYDTSFGSNQHFGFSHSGNLYDEQSLSFAFEGMSFSSRTPDVPTSHHNVPLTNGHYPSGRVDGTLNQQHAPATLQDDDSLRLQFSVQHAMQHTDVEHQEQSHRFPPQLGKFSRSSGLHSFDSNLGVPCHPSTASEPFQQMWQSQMYTPHDQNQNVGSNFMWQQNMGVQPYSIMQPNYVCPQLQQVPGFGASRHRSNEQYAVSPPAKGPSSSYLGTPNVHWLENGYSYLNGAAFQKRRNSGGLNNTFADSFPSTSYTGSSCGSGDFRHFQRAEKVFNPYGPHHQQADNLAHPYGLGFSHHQISDKLNTASYPERILMRPDVGNSVKDFDLSPYAHLLKFLSSKSDTYKSIDEVMGRVCILSKDKDACRFLQKVLTEGTQEDIDKIFSEIIDNVGDLMVDPTAHYLVQKILEVCTDDQRTHLIREITKAPITLHKASCNMHGTRVVQKVIDTMNTSDQVSMVVSTLNTGIMRFMTDSYGSHVALHCLQKLLPDHKAFLLEAAASRYLQLAKDRHGCCVLQKCIEHSSDGQRNNLLCKITSSALALSEDQYGNYVIQFILALNIEWATTRIVDELAGHFGNLSVQKCGSHVVEHCLKLAPRLLCDTIIDELMQDPKLLHIILDQYGNFVIQTALKQCQGKQHAAFVETIRPHTAVLQSNMYGKRVLSRTCLKNKHCRFGFY, encoded by the exons ATGGGGGAATCACAGAATAGCCAGGATGCTTCCAGGTTCAGAGCTTTGGGCAACGGTGTCTCCGGTGCTGGGCAGGGGAGTGCTGGTGACAGGGAGCTTCACAATGGGACCATTGCTTCTCAGGCTGCCTGGGCTTATCCGAATGGTGGAAGATCATTGGATTCTAAGTTTGGGTTGTATGACACGAGCTTTGGAAGCAATCAGCATTTTGGTTTCTCTCACAGTGGTAATCTGTATGATGAGCAGTCCTTGTCCTTTGCTTTTGAGGGCATGAGTTTCAGTTCCCGCACACCTGATGTGCCTACCAGTCATCACAATGTGCCGCTGACAAATGGACACTATCCATCTGGACGTGTGGATGGTACTCTGAACCAGCAGCATGCACCTGCAACACTCCAAGATGATGATTCTCTGCGTCTACAGTTCAGTGTGCAACATGCCATGCAGCACACTGATGTTGAACACCAAGAACAATCTCACAGATTTCCACCGCAACTGGGGAAATTTTCAAGAAGCTCTGGGCTGCACAGTTTTGATAGCAATCTGGGTGTTCCTTGCCACCCATCAACTGCATCAGAACCCTTCCAACAAATGTGGCAATCTCAAATGTACACACCCCATGATCAGAATCAGAATGTTGGCTCAAACTTCATGTGGCAGCAAAATATGGGTGTACAACCATACTCTATTATGCAACCGAATTATGTCTGTCCACAATTGCAACAAGTTCCTGGGTTTGGTGCTTCTCGACATAGGAGCAATGAGCAGTATGCAGTTTCCCCCCCTGCAAAGGGCCCATCCTCATCATACCTTGGAACACCAAATGTTCATTGGCTGGAAAATGGGTATTCTTACCTAAACGGTGCTGCTTTTCAGAAAAGAAGAAATAGCGGAGGTCTGAATAATACATTTGCAGACAGCTTCCCAAGTACATCTTACACTGGCAGTTCATGTGGCAGTGGCGATTTTCGCCATTTTCAACGGGCTGAAAAGGTTTTCAATCCATATGGACCGCATCACCAGCAAGCTGATAATCTCGCTCATCCATATGGCTTAGGTTTCTCACACCATCAAATATCTGATAAACTCAACACAGCAAGTTACCCGGAAAGGATCCTAATGAGGCCTGACGTTGGAAATTCAGTAAAAGATTTTGATTTATCTCCTTATGCTCACTTGctgaagttcttgtcctcaaaatCTGATACATATAAATCTATTGACGAAGTGATGGGAAGAGTATGCATCCTGTCAAAGGATAAAGACGCCTGTCGCTTTCTGCAAAAAGTATTGACAGAAGGCACTCAAGAGGACATTGATAAAATATTTTCTGAAATAATTGACAATGTTGGTGATCTTATGGTGGATCCAACTGCTCACTATTTAGTGCAGAAGATTCTTGAAGTGTGCACCGATGACCAAAGGACACACTTGATTCGTGAAATCACTAAAGCACCAATAACGCTTCATAAAGCTTCTTGCAATATGCATGG GACTCGTGTAGTGCAGAAGGTTATAGATACCATGAATACCTCTGATCAAGTGTCAATGGTGGTGTCCACCTTAAATACTGGAATAATGCGTTTCATGACGGATTCTTATGGGAGTCATGTTGCGCTCCATTGCCTGCAGAAATTGTTACCTGACCACAAGGCA TTCCTTCTTGAGGCTGCTGCATCACGCTATCTTCAACTAGCAAAAGATCGTCATGGCTGTTGTGTCCTCCAGAAATGTATTGAGCATTCAAGTGATGGACAGAGAAACAACTTGTTGTGCAAGATTACATCCAGTGCCCTGGCACTTTCAGAAGACCAGTATGG GAACTATGTTATTCAGTTTATTCTGGCCCTCAATATTGAATGGGCAACAACCAGAATAGTGGATGAGCTGGCAGGTCACTTTGGAAATCTATCCGTGCAGAAGTGTGGTTCCCATGTTGTGGAGCATTGCCTGAAGCTAGCACCACGGCTGCTCTGTGATACAATCATCGACGAACTCATGCAAGATCCTAAATTGCTCCATATCATTCTTGATCAGTATGGGAACTTTGTGATTCAGACAGCACTTAAACAGTGCCAG GGTAAACAGCATGCTGCTTTTGTTGAAACTATCAGACCGCACACTGCAGTACTGCAAAGTAACATGTATGGGAAGAGGGTTCTCTCAAGGACATGCTTGAAGAACAAGCACTGCCGATTTGGCTTCTATTAA